The Comamonas sp. 26 DNA window GACTGCAGGTGGAAAAACGTGCGCAGGCCACGCCTCAGCGCATCGAGACGCTGGCGCGTGACAAGCTGCAGATGAAGCAGGCTTCGCCGGCCATTACCCAGTACGTGCAGGAAGGCTCCGCAACCGGAGCCACAGTGCAATGACGCGCAGTGTTCTCTACACCACCAGCCCTTTGCTGGCATCCAAGACTCCGCTGTGGCGCAGCAAGTTCATTGTGGCTGCTCTGGCGCTGGGCTTTGTGGGTCTGGGCGCGCGTGCGGCCTACGTGCAGGTCTATGCCAACGATTTCTTCAAGCGCCAGGGCCTGGTGCGCTTTGCGCGCACACTGGAACTGCCGGCCAACCGTGGCCGTTTGCTTGACCGCAATGGCCTGATTCTGGCGTCCAGCGTGCCGGCGGCCAGCATCTGGGCTATTCCTGAAGATTTGGATCTGAAGGACCCCGAGGTTCAGGTAAAGCTCAAGGACGTGGCCAAGCTCATGGACATGCCTCTGAAGACTTTGATGGAGAAGCTTGACGTTGAGGACAAGTCCTTTGTCTGGGTCAAGCGGCAGCTGGACTGGGATGTGGGCCAGAAGATTGTGGCGCTCAATAT harbors:
- the ftsL gene encoding cell division protein FtsL, whose amino-acid sequence is MLRINLLLLLAVMMSAIFLVHTQYESRRLFTELDRAENESRRLATDQLRLQVEKRAQATPQRIETLARDKLQMKQASPAITQYVQEGSATGATVQ